In Bradyrhizobium sp. 195, the sequence ATCCATGTCGCGCACAAAGGCCGCGCCGGCGGCCTGTTCGACCGCGAAGCCGCGCGCGGCGCGATCGTTGAGCGCCTGACACCGCTCGCGAGCGAACCCGTGATCGAGAAAGCGCTGCCCAACTCGTTCGCCGGCACCGACCTGCAAGCCCGGCTGGCCGCAACCGGACGCAAGAACATCGTGCTGGCCGGCTTCATGACCCACATGTGCGTCTCTTCGACCGCGCGCGCGGCGCTCGACCTCGGCCTGCGGACGACGATCGCGGCCGATGCCTGCGCCACCCGCGACCTGCCGGACGGCCGCGGCGGCACGCTGGACGCCCGGACGATTCACGAGGTCGCGCTGGCCGAGCTTTCGGACCGCTTCGCGATCATCGCGCGCGGCGATGCGCTGACGTGAGGGAGCCAGCGATGCTGCAACTCTACTTCTTTCCGATGGCGTGCTCGCTCTCGAGTCGTATCGCGCTGATGGAGGCTGGTATCGAGGCGCAGTATCACCTCGCCCATATCTGGACCAAGCAGGTCATGGACGACGGCAGCGATTTCCGCGGCGTCTCGCCGAAGGGCGCGGTGCCGGTTCTGGTACTGGAGAACGGCGAACGACTGACCGAGAGCGCGGCGGTGCTGCAATATATCGCGGATGTGAAGCCGACGGCTGGCCTTGCACCGGCGATCGGCGATCCCGATCGCTATCGCCTGCAGGAATGGCTGAGCTTCGTCGGCGCCGAGATCCACAAGGCATTCCTGTTTCCAACCTTCTGGTACAAGGACGACGGCTCGCTCACCAAACCGCGCGCAAGGATCACACAGACCTTGTCGGTGGCGTCGGCGCATCTGGCGAAGCGCGAATTCCTCGTCGGTAACGGCTTCACGGTCGCGGATGCGCACCTCACCTGGGCCTTGCTGCTGCTCCGACCCGCGGGCGTCGACATCGCGCAATGGCCGTCCTTGTCGGCCTATCTCGAGCGCATGCAGGCGCGGCCGGCCGTACGGGAAGCGATTGCCACCGAAATGGGCCTGCGCAAAGCGATGGTGTGACCGGACGTCACGGTCGCGAAATCCGAGCGTTTATCTGGCGAGGGCATTGAAGTCGACGCGTCACGCGTTAATCTGGAGGAATATTTTCGATATTTTCTCGGAAGGCATTCATGAGTGCTCTTTCCAGACTTTGCTTCGCCGGATTTTGCCTGCCCGGACTTTACCTGCCCGGTTTTTGTCTGACGTTCTTCGTCTCGCTCTGCATCGGCGGACACGCGGGTGGCATTGGTGATCGGCAACGGCGCTTATGTCAGCACGGCGCAGATTCCCAACCCGTCGCATGATGCGGAAGACGTCGCGGCTTCGCTGAGGCGCAGCGGTTTCGAGGTGATCCAGGGCGTCGACCTGCGCCAGGCCGACATGCAGGACCTGACCATCCGCTTCGCGCGCGCCGCCAGCAGGGCCGACGTGGCCGTGTTCTATTACAGCGGCCATGCAATGCAGTACAACGGCGTGAACTATCTGATGCCTGTCGACGCCACGCTGACGGATGAGGCCGACCTCAAGCGTTTCGTGCGGGTCGACGACATCGTGAACGATCTGCAGCAGGCCAAGAACCTGCGCATCCTGGTGCTCGATTCCTGCCGCGACAATCCGCTTGCCGACATGCTGAAGCGCTCTGCGACGCGCGCGGCTTCGGTCGGACGCGGCCTGTCGAAGGTCGAAGCGCCGCGCGGGACGATCGTGTCGTTCTCGACGCAATCAGGCCAGGTCGCCGCCGACGGTACCGGCCGCAACAGCCCGTACACGACGGCGTTCCTCAAGCACATCGAGGAGCCGCACGAGATCGGCGACGTTTTTCGCGACATCAGCAGCGACGTCTATGATGCCAGCGGCAAGACGCAGCTTCCGGAGCTGTCACTGTCGATCATCGGCAAGTTCTACCTGAACGGCCCGGTGTCAGTCACGATCGCTCCCGCGGCACCGCAAGGCGCGCCGCGGCCCGACCCTTGCGCATCCGCGGAGGCGCACTGGAAGGCGGCCTACACCATCGGCACGGTCAGCGCCTTCGAGGATCATCTGGCGCGATTTTCAAGCTGCAGCTTCGCCAGCCTCGCCAAGGCCCGGATCGACGGCCTGAAGCAGAAGGTGGCGCTGGCGCCTGCGACCGGCGAGAGCAGGATGTTCGATGGCAAGTGGGACGTCACCGTGAACTGCGCCAGCTCCGGCAAGGCGTTGGGCTATACCCGAACCCTGTCGGCCACCATCGCCGGCGGCGTATTTCATGCGGAGGATCGGGACCCGCGTACAAACAGCACGCTCGCAATCGACGGACAGGTATCGGCTGACGGGAAGACCACACTCAGTGCACGGGGCCTCACGGGTCCGAGCGCCTACACGGTCAACAATAGCGCTCCCGGCTCGCCGTATGGGTACACGATCGACGCACAATTCGAGCGTAGCCGCGGCAGCGGCAAACGCAACGAACTGCGCCCGTGCAGCTTCACCTTCGTCAAGCGCTAGTCGCGGTTATACGCCAGTCTGGCTGATGAATTTGGATGAACAAGTCACAAGGCGCGATGAGCTACGACGAGCTGCGCGGCGCCATTGCGCAGCGGCACCGGGCGCTATCCGGCCGGTTGCAACAGATCGCGGAGCTCGTGCTCGATCACCCGACGGATGTCGCGCTCGGCACGGTGGCGGAGGTGGCGCAGCGTTCGGGCGTGCCGCCGTCAGCGATCGTTCGCTTCGCCCACGCGCTGGGATTCGGTAGCTTCACCGAGATGCAGCGGTGTTCCGTTCACGCCTCGTTGCCGGCGCTGCACCGGTGGCAGCATCCACGATGCAGTCGCATGCCGCAACAGTAGAGGACGCGCTCGTCGCCATCAGCTTCCGGAATTACTATCCGGACACGGCGCGGCTGTTTCCCGAACTGGTCGCGCGCGGCGTCCCCACGATCTCCATCACCGACAGCCTGTTGAGCCCGATCGTCGAAGGCGCGCATGTGGTATTCGAGATCCCAGGACATGCCCGAGCCGGCGCTGCGCACGCTGGTCGCACCGATGTGCCTCGTGCAGGCGATGGCGATCGGCCTCGACCTCGCGGCCGATTAGGGTTTCAAAGCAGGAGAGAAGATCATGGCAGCACATGACGGGAAAGTATTGGCAGGCCAAGTGGCGCTGGTGACCGGCGCTGGCCGCGGGCTCGGCCGCGCCTTCGCGGAGAAGCTCGCCGCGCTCGGCGCCGACGTCGCCATCCACGGCATGCGCGAGAACGGGCCGGCGGAATATGGCGAGGGCACGACGCTGACCGCGGTGGCCGCCGAGATCGGCCAGCAATTCAGCGTCCGGAGCCAGCGCGTGCTCGGCGATCTCACCAAGGGCGAGGACATCGCGCGGGTGATTGCCGAGACCGAAGCCGCGCTAGGCCCGATCGACATCCTCGTGCACAATGCCGGCGGTGACATCGCGGCCGCGGGCGGCAAACCCGATCCGAACGACTCGGTCCACATCAAGGAGGCCGATGTGCGCGCGGTGCTGGAGCGTAACCTGCTCTCGACCATCCTGATCTGCCAGGCGGCCGCAAAGGGAATGATGGAACGCCGGCGCGGCCGCATCGTCACGCTTGGCTCGGTCGCCGCCTTCAAGGGGCGCACCAACGGCTCGATCTATGCAGTCTCGAAGGCCGGCGTGACGCATTACACGCGATGCCTGGCCGACCAGCTGCGTCCCTACGACATCGCCGTCAACTGCATCGCGCCCGGCGATACCCGCACTGGCCGCTTCCTCGGCACGCGCGAGGTGGACCCTGACAGGATGGTCGAAACGGGCACGCTCGACCGCATCGCGACCGTCGACGAGGTCGCACGCGTCGTCGAGTTCTTCGTAGGTCCCATGGGCGCGTTCGTCTCCGGCCAGGTGCTGCGGATCGACGGCGGCGGACAGTGCTGGCCAGGCTGAAACACGTCCGCGACACAAGAAAAGGAAAAAGGGCCGCAGCAAGCGGCCCTTTTGCATCATCGAGAATTGGCCGAGATCACTCGACCCGCGCCAGCACCGCGAGCTTGCGGATGCCCTTGTTGCGGTAGGCGTCGAGGAACGCGTAATAGTCCTTGAACGACACACAGCCGTTGGAATCGCCGTTCGGCCCGAGCATGAAGGTGTGGGCAAGCAGACCGTCGCGGCCGTAGATCGCGCTCTCGCCGCCGATCGGGGTCAGGCGCAGCGCGGGCACGCCGTGGAACAGCGCCTCGCGTGGCTTCAGCGTGTAGATGTGCGGTGGTGTCACGCCGCGCATGCGCGTGCGCTGGGAGCGCGGATCGTCGAGATTGGAGCCGAGGCCGGAATGCGCCTCGAGCTTGGTGCCGTCGGGCAGATAGACCGTCTTGGCAGTGATGTCGTAGACTGCGGTATCGCGCTCATAGGGCGGCGCACCGCCCAGCATCGGGTTCTGCTCCTTCGGCGCGATGGAGGCGGTGATGCTGGCATCGGCCGAGGCATAGGCGAGCAGCCCACCGGACGGCTCGCGCTTGCCCCAGAGTTTTTCGACCATCGACTGCCGCGGACCGGTAATCGACATCACCGCCGCCTTGGCGCGATCGGCGAACGATTTCGGCTTGGCTTCAGGTGCCGGCACGATCTGGGCCGGATCGGCCGAGGCGAGCTGCATCTGGGCATCCGGAGCGCGCTTGGCCTTGTCGGCGGTCTTGTCAGTGGACTTGTCAGTG encodes:
- a CDS encoding cysteine hydrolase family protein, with product MTVPQTLLELAGADLNPPKLNESCLVLIDIQNEYCTGPLALPDAQFAITVAARLLARARESGAVIIHVAHKGRAGGLFDREAARGAIVERLTPLASEPVIEKALPNSFAGTDLQARLAATGRKNIVLAGFMTHMCVSSTARAALDLGLRTTIAADACATRDLPDGRGGTLDARTIHEVALAELSDRFAIIARGDALT
- a CDS encoding glutathione binding-like protein; this encodes MLQLYFFPMACSLSSRIALMEAGIEAQYHLAHIWTKQVMDDGSDFRGVSPKGAVPVLVLENGERLTESAAVLQYIADVKPTAGLAPAIGDPDRYRLQEWLSFVGAEIHKAFLFPTFWYKDDGSLTKPRARITQTLSVASAHLAKREFLVGNGFTVADAHLTWALLLLRPAGVDIAQWPSLSAYLERMQARPAVREAIATEMGLRKAMV
- a CDS encoding caspase family protein, translated to MALVIGNGAYVSTAQIPNPSHDAEDVAASLRRSGFEVIQGVDLRQADMQDLTIRFARAASRADVAVFYYSGHAMQYNGVNYLMPVDATLTDEADLKRFVRVDDIVNDLQQAKNLRILVLDSCRDNPLADMLKRSATRAASVGRGLSKVEAPRGTIVSFSTQSGQVAADGTGRNSPYTTAFLKHIEEPHEIGDVFRDISSDVYDASGKTQLPELSLSIIGKFYLNGPVSVTIAPAAPQGAPRPDPCASAEAHWKAAYTIGTVSAFEDHLARFSSCSFASLAKARIDGLKQKVALAPATGESRMFDGKWDVTVNCASSGKALGYTRTLSATIAGGVFHAEDRDPRTNSTLAIDGQVSADGKTTLSARGLTGPSAYTVNNSAPGSPYGYTIDAQFERSRGSGKRNELRPCSFTFVKR
- a CDS encoding MurR/RpiR family transcriptional regulator — protein: MNKSQGAMSYDELRGAIAQRHRALSGRLQQIAELVLDHPTDVALGTVAEVAQRSGVPPSAIVRFAHALGFGSFTEMQRCSVHASLPALHRWQHPRCSRMPQQ
- a CDS encoding SDR family NAD(P)-dependent oxidoreductase, coding for MAAHDGKVLAGQVALVTGAGRGLGRAFAEKLAALGADVAIHGMRENGPAEYGEGTTLTAVAAEIGQQFSVRSQRVLGDLTKGEDIARVIAETEAALGPIDILVHNAGGDIAAAGGKPDPNDSVHIKEADVRAVLERNLLSTILICQAAAKGMMERRRGRIVTLGSVAAFKGRTNGSIYAVSKAGVTHYTRCLADQLRPYDIAVNCIAPGDTRTGRFLGTREVDPDRMVETGTLDRIATVDEVARVVEFFVGPMGAFVSGQVLRIDGGGQCWPG
- a CDS encoding DUF2778 domain-containing protein; this translates as MTTTNWLGAAAISCVVMAAGWTIYSNVFGASVYPSVGSTGYDEPVIKRAPRVALREAGDAIKEAFALLPDRLQVAAPISREMFNERFAAAATQGVQSNAASAAPATQVALAKDAPKQSVIAKVAEALKPAAPAKITDKSTDKTADKAKRAPDAQMQLASADPAQIVPAPEAKPKSFADRAKAAVMSITGPRQSMVEKLWGKREPSGGLLAYASADASITASIAPKEQNPMLGGAPPYERDTAVYDITAKTVYLPDGTKLEAHSGLGSNLDDPRSQRTRMRGVTPPHIYTLKPREALFHGVPALRLTPIGGESAIYGRDGLLAHTFMLGPNGDSNGCVSFKDYYAFLDAYRNKGIRKLAVLARVE